The following proteins are co-located in the Megalobrama amblycephala isolate DHTTF-2021 linkage group LG12, ASM1881202v1, whole genome shotgun sequence genome:
- the zgc:110353 gene encoding arrestin domain-containing protein 3: protein MTIRKFAIEYDALNDRNTFSNGDTLTGRVIVEVSKETKIKALTVKAKGKADVAWTETQGEESVTYWDKEKYFSQTQSVLPEDQADGSVNLVAGRHVFPFAFQLPYQGLPSSFKGAHGKIHYRLLGKLSRSLRAASKAEAKFTFVAKADYDQSTLMASQHGSKDKNVIFFASGNISMNIFLPKTGYQQGERLVVNGEIVNSSTRKIVPKYIIYQKQSFFAGGHRAVHTTEILKEKGEPLVSSTRQNLTKVLALPLEISSSIQNCRILKVEYRLKVLLDVSFTKNPVIKLPLIVLPHRTSSKALEAGLYPDLANMNILN, encoded by the exons ATGACAATCCGGAAATTCGCCATTGAGTATGATGCCTTAAATGATCGCAACACCTTCAGCAATGGGGATACTTTGACAGGCAGAGTTATTGTGGAGGTGTCGAAGGAAACCAAAATCAAAGCTCTCACTGTGAAGGCAAAAGGCAAGGCTGATGTGGCATGGACTGAGACACAAGGGGAAGAGAGTGTTACGTACTGGGATAAAGAGAAGTATTTCTCACAAACTCAGTCTGTCTTACCGGAGGATCAAGCAGATG gctCTGTTAATCTAGTGGCCGGTAGACATGTCTTCCCTTTTGCCTTTCAGCTTCCCTACCA GGGGCTGCCATcatcttttaaaggtgctcaTGGTAAAATCCATTACCGACTTCTGGGAAAGTTGAGCAGGTCTTTGCGTGCTGCAAGCAAAGCAGAAGCAAAGTTCACCTTTGTTGCCAAAGCTGATTATGATCAGTCAACACTGATG GCATCTCAACATGGCAGTAAAGACAAGAATGTTATATTTTTTGCTTCTGGAAATATTTCAATGAATATTTTCTTGCCAAAGACAGGCTACCAGCAAG GTGAAAGGCTAGTTGTTAATGGAGAGATTGTCAACAGCTCAACTCGAAAAATTGTGCCAAAGTACATTATCTACCAGAAGCAGAGCTTCTTTGCTGGAGGCCATAGAGCCGTTCATACCACAGAGATACTGAAGGAGAAGGGAGAGCCTTTAGTGTCCTCCACTAGACAAAATCTGACGAAAGTACTAGCCCTTCCCCTAGAAATCAGCTCCAGCATCCAGAACTGCAGAATCCTCAAAGTAGAGTATAGACTGAAG GTTCTTTTGGATGTATCATTCACTAAAAACCCTGTGATTAAACTCCCATTGATCGTACTGCCTCATAGGACCTCATCCAAAGCATTGGAGGCAGGATTATACCCAGACCTGGCCaacatgaatattttaaattaa